Proteins encoded together in one Tripterygium wilfordii isolate XIE 37 chromosome 14, ASM1340144v1, whole genome shotgun sequence window:
- the LOC120014944 gene encoding protein transport protein SEC23-like, which produces MSEMANTDPEGIDGVRMTWNVWPRTKVEASKCVIPLAATIAPIRPHPDIPTLPYAPLRCKTCAAALNSFARVDFTAKIWICPFCFQRNHFPQQYSLISETNLPGELYPQYTTVQYTLPQPSQQHYQQQQPPPSDSSPVFVFVLDTCMIEEELEFVKSALKRAIGMLPDNALVGLVSFGTQAQVHELGFSELSKVYVFRGEKEISKELVLEQLGLGGAVAGRRTAAVPVGYQKGGIQNGFPNGGIARFLLPASECEYTINTLLDELQTDQWPVSPGSRASRCTGVALSVAAGLLGACLPGTGARIVALVGGPCTEGPGTIVSKDLSDPVRSHKDLDKDAAPYFKKAVKFYDNLTKQLVNQGYVLDLFASALDQVGVAEMKVAVERTGGLVVLAESFGHRVFKDSFKRVFEDGEQSLGLCFNGTLEINCSKDIKIQGIIGPCTSLEKKGPNVADSLLGEGNTTAWKMCGLDKSTCLTVLFDLSSSEPSNTSGTANLQLYIQFVTSYQSPDGQMMLRVTTVTRSWIDSAVSSEELVQGFDQETAAVVMARIVSFKMETEEGFDATRWLDRNLIRLCSKFGDYRKDDPSSFTLNPCFSLFPQFMFNLRRSQFVQVFNNSPDETAYFRMLLNRENITNAAVMIQPSLISYSFSSLPQPALLDVASIAADRILLLDSYFSVVIFHGMTIAQWRNMGYQNQPEHQAFAQLLEAPQDDAKMIIHDRFPVPRLVVCDQHGSQARFLLAKLNPSATYNNATEMAAGTDVIFTDDVSLQVFFEHLQRLTVQS; this is translated from the exons ATGTCGGAAATGGCCAATACGGATCCGGAGGGGATCGACGGAGTACGGATGACCTGGAACGTGTGGCCCAGGACCAAGGTTGAAGCAAGCAAGTGCGTGATCCCTTTGGCGGCGACAATTGCTCCGATCCGGCCTCACCCGGACATACCTACCCTCCCCTACGCCCCTCTGCGATGCAAGACCTGCGCCGCCGCCCTCAATTCCTTCGCCCGTGTCGACTTCACTGCGAAGATCTGGATCTGCCCCTTTTGCTTCCAGCGTAACCACTTCCCTCAACAATACTCCTTGATCTCCGAGACGAATCTCCCCGGCGAGCTCTATCCGCAGTACACCACCGTCCAGTACACCCTCCCACAGCCGTCCCAACAGCATTATCAACAACAACAGCCACCCCCATCGGACTCGTCTCCGGTGTTTGTTTTTGTCCTGGACACATGTATGATCGAGGAAGAGCTGGAGTTTGTCAAGTCCGCGCTCAAGCGGGCCATTGGGATGCTACCAGATAACGCCCTGGTGGGTTTGGTCTCGTTTGGGACTCAGGCTCAGGTTCACGAATTGGGATTCTCGGAATTGTCCAAGGTTTATGTCTTCAGAGGTGAAAAGGAGATCTCCAAGGAGCTGGTTTTGGAGCAACTAGGGCTGGGCGGGGCTGTAGCTGGTCGGAGAACAGCAGCCGTTCCTGTTGGGTATCAGAAAGGAGGGATTCAAAACGGGTTTCCAAATGGCGGCATTGCACGTTTCCTTTTGCCAGCATCTGAGTGTGAATACACCATCAATACG CTTTTGGATGAGTTGCAAACAGACCAGTGGCCTGTTTCTCCTGGTAGTAGGGCCTCAAGGTGCACAGGAGTTGCATTGAGTGTCGCAGCAGGATTGCTTGGAGCTTGTTTACCTGGGACAGGGGCTCGCATAGTAGCTTTGGTAGGAGGTCCATGCACGGAAGGGCCAGGCACG ATTGTTTCAAAAGATTTGTCAGACCCAGTGCGTTCCCATAAAGATCTCGATAAGGATGCAGCACCATATTTTAAGAAAGCGGTCAAATTCTATGACAATCTCACAAAGCAGCTGGTCAACCAGGGTTACGTCTTAGACCTTTTTGCATCTGCACTTGATCAG GTTGGAGTTGCAGAAATGAAAGTAGCCGTTGAAAGAACTGGTGGTCTTGTGGTTCTGGCAGAAAGCTTTGGACATCGAGTATTTAAAGATTCTTTCAAGCGCGTTTTTGAAGATGGTGAACAGTCTCTTGGTCTTTGTTTCAA tggcACACTTGAGATCAACTGCTCAAAGGACATCAAAATTCAGGGGATTATTGGACCCTGCACTTCTTTAGAAAAG AAAGGACCTAATGTTGCTGATTCGCTTCTAGGGGAAGGAAATACTACGGCTTGGAAAATGTGTGGCCTCGACAAAAGCACTTGCTTGACTGTTTTATTTGACCTTTCATCAAGTGAGCCGTCAAATACCTCAGGAACAGCAAATTTACAGTTATACATACAGTTTGTTACAAG CTATCAAAGCCCTGATGGTCAGATGATGCTTCGAGTTACAACAGTTACTAGAAGTTGGATAGATAGTGCCGTAAGCTCAGAG GAATTGGTTCAGGGTTTTGATCAGGAAACAGCTGCTGTGGTTATGGCTAGAATAGTGTCCTTTAAAATGGAGACAGAG GAAGGCTTTGATGCCACTCGATGGCTGGACCGAAACTTAATTCGTCTCTGTTCAAAATTTGGTGACTACCGAAAAGATGATCCATCGTCCTTCACATTAAACCCttgtttttcattgtttcctcAGTTTATGTTTAATCTTCGACGGTCGCAATTTGTACAG GTTTTTAATAATAGTCCAGACGAGACTGCTTACTTCCGCATGTTGTTAAATAGGGAAAATATCACGAATGCTGCTGTCATGATACAACCATCATTGATATCATATTCGTTCAGTTCGCTTCCCCAACCAGCACTGTTGGATGTTGCTTCTATTGCAGCTGACCGTATTCTCTTATTAGATTCATATTTCAGTGTTGTCATTTTCCATGGTATGACAATAGCACAGTGGCGTAACATGGGTTACCAGAACCAGCCGGAGCATCAG GCATTTGCGCAGTTGTTGGAAGCTCCACAGGATGATGCAAAAATGATAATTCATGATCGTTTCCCTGTTCCTAGATTGGTGGTATGTGATCAGCATGGATCCCAg GCAAGATTCTTACTGGCAAAGCTGAACCCTTCAGCAACATATAATAATGCCACTGAGATGGCTGCTGGAACAGACGTGATCTTTACCGATGATGTTAGCCTTCAAGTGTTCTTTGAGCATCTTCAAAGGCTGACCGTTCAATCATGA